The following are encoded together in the Synergistes jonesii genome:
- a CDS encoding asparaginase domain-containing protein, with the protein MLPQTKLALVIAGNFFSDEDNADPGLLLGYLPEELAARCEIKEWSTQPSSHYSMSMTLAMEGMFESLADEGYAGIIVVSGSGVMEEMAYLVNLLWQHEAPVIFANLMVQGRAGVKEGLMNLHCSVLAALSDDARGRGVLLCSSGELFAADDVTLADPGSPDNAFQSPDRGSVGKMLNGEIKFFCEAKRPSFLARRPEELPNVEIMLACLGGGDILISSLASSRDLGGLVLAGFGAGNVPPSWVPTVRNILRRRIPVVITSRCLLSHVHKTNDFEGSFDKLTEMGVMSGGRLNPYKARIRLALGISAGLTDDGLSLYLLNRPVCDDVKTLYK; encoded by the coding sequence TTGCTTCCGCAGACAAAATTAGCGCTTGTTATTGCAGGCAACTTTTTTTCCGACGAGGACAACGCGGACCCGGGGCTTCTGCTCGGCTATCTGCCCGAAGAGCTCGCGGCCCGCTGCGAAATCAAAGAATGGAGCACTCAGCCAAGCTCTCACTATTCGATGTCGATGACGCTCGCGATGGAGGGGATGTTCGAATCCCTCGCCGACGAAGGATACGCGGGGATAATCGTCGTGTCGGGAAGCGGGGTCATGGAGGAGATGGCTTATCTCGTAAATCTTCTGTGGCAGCATGAAGCGCCGGTGATATTCGCAAATCTCATGGTGCAGGGACGCGCGGGCGTGAAGGAGGGGCTGATGAACCTTCACTGCTCGGTGCTAGCCGCGCTCTCAGACGACGCGAGGGGCAGGGGCGTCCTTCTCTGTTCGAGCGGGGAACTCTTCGCGGCGGACGACGTGACGCTCGCCGACCCGGGCTCCCCCGACAACGCCTTCCAGTCGCCTGACAGAGGCTCCGTCGGCAAGATGTTGAACGGCGAAATAAAATTTTTCTGCGAAGCGAAGCGCCCCTCTTTTCTCGCGCGCCGGCCGGAGGAACTGCCGAACGTCGAAATAATGCTTGCGTGCCTCGGCGGCGGCGACATACTCATTTCTTCGCTTGCCTCGAGCAGGGATCTCGGCGGGCTCGTCTTGGCCGGCTTCGGCGCGGGAAACGTCCCGCCGTCGTGGGTGCCGACCGTGCGCAACATCCTGCGCCGCCGCATCCCCGTCGTCATCACCTCTCGCTGTCTTCTCTCGCACGTCCATAAGACGAACGATTTCGAGGGCTCCTTCGACAAGCTGACGGAAATGGGCGTCATGTCGGGAGGCAGGCTGAACCCCTACAAAGCCCGCATACGCCTTGCGCTCGGCATCTCGGCCGGGCTCACGGACGACGGGCTCTCGCTCTATCTGCTCAACAGACCCGTCTGCGATGATGTGAAGACCCTTTATAAATGA
- the rimO gene encoding 30S ribosomal protein S12 methylthiotransferase RimO: MKIFCLTLGCAKNRVDSECLAGALDAAGHTVVPLVEEADCALVNTCGFIRPAVEESVSVILDLEELKKNKKLKMIGVVGCLVNRYGDDLRKEVPSVDFWARCEEWGKVLEALKTPLPDLRRRGFLPSSSRFSRYLKISEGCDNRCSYCAIPFIRGPLRSLPIDVVVREACQLVGEGARELCVVGQDLTVYGTDFDGRPRLIELLDALESSLPRDLWIRLLYLHPSRVNEKLIERVAGGTQILPYLDIPVQHGDPEMLATMNRGIEPDALRSIFAAARTINPDFALRTTCMVGFPGEKKKHFDNLMNFIREVQFDRMGAFSFFAEEGTPAAELPAQLSERTKKKRLGELMGLQEEISLGRQNRFEGRELKVLVEKIDKEENYAEGRSYREAPEVDGTIEIRDIRDGLKEGDVIAVRVTGVMPHDMMGEEII, from the coding sequence ATGAAAATATTCTGTTTGACGCTCGGCTGCGCGAAGAACAGAGTCGACAGCGAATGCCTCGCCGGCGCGCTCGACGCGGCTGGGCATACCGTCGTGCCGTTGGTCGAAGAGGCTGACTGCGCGCTCGTCAACACCTGCGGCTTCATACGCCCCGCGGTCGAGGAGAGCGTCTCCGTGATTCTCGACCTCGAGGAGCTGAAAAAAAATAAAAAGTTAAAGATGATAGGCGTCGTCGGCTGCCTGGTGAACAGATACGGAGACGACCTGCGAAAAGAGGTGCCCTCCGTCGATTTCTGGGCGCGCTGCGAAGAGTGGGGCAAGGTGCTCGAAGCGCTGAAAACGCCGCTCCCCGACCTTCGCAGGCGAGGTTTCCTGCCGTCCTCTTCCCGCTTCTCGCGCTATCTGAAGATAAGCGAAGGCTGCGACAACAGATGCTCCTACTGCGCGATTCCTTTTATACGCGGACCGCTGCGCTCCCTGCCTATAGACGTCGTCGTCCGCGAAGCCTGCCAGCTTGTCGGGGAGGGCGCGCGCGAGCTCTGCGTCGTCGGGCAGGACCTGACCGTCTACGGAACGGATTTTGACGGCAGGCCTCGTCTTATAGAGCTGCTCGACGCTCTGGAAAGCTCCCTGCCGCGGGATCTGTGGATAAGGCTGCTCTACCTGCACCCGTCGCGCGTGAACGAAAAGCTGATAGAGCGCGTCGCGGGCGGCACGCAGATACTGCCCTACCTCGACATACCGGTGCAGCACGGCGACCCTGAGATGCTCGCGACGATGAACCGCGGCATAGAGCCGGACGCGTTGCGCTCCATCTTCGCCGCGGCGCGCACAATAAATCCCGACTTCGCGCTGAGGACGACCTGCATGGTAGGCTTTCCCGGGGAAAAGAAAAAGCACTTTGATAATTTAATGAATTTTATAAGAGAAGTGCAGTTCGACAGGATGGGAGCCTTCTCCTTCTTCGCCGAAGAGGGCACGCCCGCCGCCGAGCTGCCGGCGCAGCTGTCGGAGCGCACGAAGAAAAAACGCCTCGGCGAGCTTATGGGCCTGCAGGAGGAGATATCGCTCGGCCGCCAGAATCGCTTTGAAGGGCGCGAATTGAAGGTGCTCGTCGAAAAAATAGACAAAGAAGAAAATTACGCCGAGGGGCGTTCGTACCGCGAAGCGCCGGAGGTGGACGGAACGATAGAAATACGCGACATAAGGGACGGCCTGAAGGAGGGCGACGTAATCGCGGTGCGCGTGACCGGCGTTATGCCGCACGATATGATGGGAGAAGAAATAATATGA
- a CDS encoding phosphatidylglycerophosphatase A family protein: protein MILTDEMKTWYGMVATLGTLGRFSKMPGTLGSIAGTAIWLAAGGLPVWAIAAAAVVGCAAADRYEKAAERADPGEVVIDEVVGVWISSWGFDLSYAVVALFLFRLIDITKPFPIKLFEKLPGGVGIVADDCVGGVIVNLLIRALHWLFFAGGLTVILGMVGR, encoded by the coding sequence ATGATACTCACCGATGAAATGAAAACATGGTACGGAATGGTCGCGACGCTCGGGACGCTAGGGCGCTTTTCAAAGATGCCGGGCACGCTCGGCTCGATCGCCGGCACGGCCATATGGCTCGCGGCCGGCGGGCTGCCCGTATGGGCGATAGCGGCCGCCGCCGTCGTCGGCTGCGCCGCGGCAGACAGGTACGAAAAGGCCGCGGAGCGTGCGGATCCGGGGGAAGTAGTAATCGACGAAGTCGTCGGCGTCTGGATATCGTCGTGGGGGTTCGACCTCTCCTACGCGGTAGTGGCGCTCTTCCTTTTCCGTCTAATCGACATCACCAAGCCCTTCCCGATCAAATTGTTCGAAAAGCTGCCAGGCGGCGTCGGGATCGTGGCCGACGACTGCGTCGGCGGCGTGATAGTCAACCTGCTTATCCGCGCGCTGCACTGGCTCTTCTTCGCCGGTGGCCTGACCGTGATACTGGGGATGGTCGGAAGATGA
- a CDS encoding CinA family protein, translating into MTDRIKALAVEVIEAFRSRVISLSLAESCTGGMIAAAVTEIAGASDIFSGSAVTYVNEAKENILGVCPETLAEHGAVSEKCAREMAEGSRRIFGSDIALSVTGIAGPGGGSTAKPVGTVWFGCASAAGTEAFVCHFGGGRRDVRRQSVERALSHLLKACGESGVK; encoded by the coding sequence ATGACGGATAGAATCAAAGCTCTCGCCGTGGAAGTCATAGAGGCCTTCCGTTCGCGCGTCATCTCCCTTTCGCTCGCCGAGTCGTGCACGGGCGGCATGATCGCCGCCGCCGTCACGGAGATAGCCGGCGCGTCGGACATATTCAGCGGCTCGGCCGTGACATACGTCAACGAAGCGAAAGAAAACATCCTCGGCGTATGTCCTGAGACGCTTGCGGAGCACGGCGCGGTCAGCGAAAAGTGCGCGCGCGAAATGGCCGAGGGTTCGCGCAGGATATTCGGCTCGGACATCGCCCTTTCCGTGACCGGTATAGCGGGCCCCGGCGGCGGCTCGACCGCGAAGCCCGTCGGAACGGTGTGGTTCGGTTGCGCTTCCGCGGCGGGGACGGAGGCCTTCGTCTGCCATTTCGGCGGCGGACGCCGCGACGTGCGCCGCCAGAGCGTGGAGCGCGCGCTTTCGCATCTGCTGAAGGCGTGCGGCGAAAGCGGAGTAAAATGA
- the thpR gene encoding RNA 2',3'-cyclic phosphodiesterase: protein MTSGRPVELTRAFICVKLPQTHTEALGAWLDARRADCRSIRWVSAKTLHITLKFCGEIEPETLSAICGLLRKEKLGGKFSLSLSGVGGFPKLSSPRVIWSGINGDIEKLGKLHRAVEEYAHRCGVAKEKKFSPHITLGRRKETGALAENIVASLQKDKIELPEWSVEEIIMMKSELTRDGPVYTPLELFSLQK, encoded by the coding sequence ATGACCTCCGGCCGCCCCGTGGAGCTCACGCGCGCCTTCATCTGCGTGAAGCTGCCGCAGACGCACACAGAGGCGCTCGGTGCGTGGCTTGACGCGCGCCGAGCGGACTGCCGCAGCATAAGGTGGGTATCGGCAAAAACCCTCCACATAACGCTGAAATTCTGCGGCGAGATAGAGCCGGAAACACTCTCGGCGATATGCGGGCTGCTGAGAAAAGAAAAACTCGGCGGGAAATTCTCCCTCTCCCTATCCGGCGTCGGCGGCTTCCCGAAACTTTCGTCGCCACGCGTGATATGGAGCGGGATAAACGGAGACATCGAGAAACTGGGAAAACTGCACCGTGCCGTGGAAGAGTACGCGCACCGCTGCGGCGTCGCGAAAGAAAAAAAATTCTCGCCTCATATAACGCTTGGGCGTAGAAAAGAGACGGGCGCGCTTGCGGAAAATATCGTCGCGTCGCTTCAAAAAGATAAGATCGAGCTTCCGGAGTGGAGCGTTGAAGAAATAATAATGATGAAGAGCGAACTGACGCGGGACGGCCCTGTCTATACGCCGCTTGAGCTCTTTTCACTGCAAAAATAA